A single Metarhizium brunneum chromosome 5, complete sequence DNA region contains:
- the GPI10 gene encoding GPI mannosyltransferase 3: protein MAISPAHIRRNERNRPNFLRDIIIIRLINAWWIATFFQPDEYFQSLEPAWRLAFGPNSGAWLTWEWQHQLRSSLHPAIFSGGYLVADGISKLIPAGNMLRSAIVVGSPKVLQAMIASLGDWYTWQLAVNIFGPDSNASFFALFLQLFSAWQWYCSTRTFSNSLETTLTVMALYYWPWRIFSAAVSTKENPKPANILGNIWGLRLSLCLAAFAVVLRPTNLLIWATISGMALTRASLKGSSPLTWSMILLLAREAFLCGSLILGTSVASDYFYFGFWTFPPYNWLNFNISKSLAVFYGRNPWHYYLSQGAPLLCTTSLPFALWGLYKPGSSSTNERNILRVLSSAVFTTVVALSLISHKEVRFIYPLLPILNIVAAPWAASFFTSPPSSKAATSRPRLRNKPYLIAALGVNLILAGYLSFLHQPAPLNVLSYLRKEYERVHPTSVRLAHEAHQPPTPRDELFALFLMPCHSTPWRSHLYYPGLDAYALTCEPPLDTQPNTPARDNYRDEADRFYDDPIGFLTNELFGPQPKIGIPRYIVGFEGIEPWLLTFLDTPAGKALGIKPRRVWGGFNGFFNEDWRRSGRMLVWDTGVYLDAPHDKHQP from the exons atggccatatCTCCCGCTCATATTCGCCGCAATGAGCGCAACCGTCCCAACTTCCTTCGCGATATAATCATTATTCGCCTGATTAATGCCTGGTGGATTGCTACCTTCTTCCAGCCGGATGAATACTTCCAGTCTCTTGAGCCGGCATGGCGTCTGGCTTTTGGTCCCAACAGCGGTGCATGGCTGACCTGG GAATGGCAACATCAACTGAGGTCCTCACTTCACCCGGCCATCTTCTCAGGAGGCTACCTTGTTGCGGATGGGATATCAAAGCTAATCCCAGCCGGCAATATGCTGCGATCTGCCATTGTAGTTGGCTCGCCAAAAGTTTTGCAGGCCATGATTGCTAGCCTGGGTGATTGGTATACTTGGCAACTCGCTGTCAACATCTTTGGCCCAGACAGCAATGCTTCCTTCTTTGCA CTCTTTCTCCAGCTTTTCAGCGCCTGGCAATGGTACTGCTCTACCCGCACCTTTTCTAATTCTTTGGAAACAACCCTTACTGTCATGGCCCTTTATTACTGGCCGTGGCGAATATTTAGTGCGGCCGTCTCGACAAAAGAGAACCCTAAGCCAGCCAACATTCTTGGAAACATATGGGGTCTCCGGCTATCTCTCTGTTTGGCTGCGTTTGCCGTGGTGCTTCGGCCTACAAATCTTCTCATTTGGGCCACCATTTCAGGCATGGCCTTGACCAGAGCGTCCCTGAAGGGCTCATCTCCCTTGACCTGGTCCATGATCCTGCTTCTTGCTAGGGAGGCTTTCCTATGCGGCTCATTAATACTCGGCACATCTGTCGCGTCTGACTACTTCTACTTTGGGTTCTGGACCTTCCCCCCTTACAACTGGCTCAACTTCAACATTTCGAAATCGCTAGCTGTCTTCTACGGCCGAAATCCCTGGCACTACTACCTATCTCAGGGCGCGCCTCTCCTCTGCACTACCAGCTTACCGTTCGCCCTCTGGGGTCTATACAAACCAGGCTCCTCATCAACAAACGAGAGAAACATTCTGCGTGTCTTGTCCTctgccgtcttcaccacAGTCGTTGCTCTATCCCTCATCTCACACAAAGAAGTCCGCTTCATCTaccccctcctccccatACTGAACATCGTGGCCGCTCCATGGGccgcctccttcttcacctcgccgccatcatccaaAGCAGCCACCTCCCGTCCCCGCCTCCGCAACAAGCCCTATCTCATCGCTGCTCTCGGTGTCAATCTCATTCTCGCCGGTTACCTCTCCTTCCTCCACCAACCGGCCCCGCTAAACGTCCTATCGTACCTTCGGAAAGAATACGAACGCGTCCACCCGACCTCTGTTCGACTCGCCCACGAAGCCCATCAACCTCCGACACCTCGCGATGAACTATTCGCCCTGTTCCtcatgccatgccattcTACGCCGTGGCGATCCCACCTATACTACCCTGGCCTGGATGCATACGCGCTGACTTGTGAGCCGCCGCTGGATACTCAGCCCAATACACCTGCGAGGGACAATTACCGCGATGAGGCGGATAGATTCTACGACGACCCTATAGGCTTTCTAACTAATGAGCTGTTTGGACCACAGCCTAAAATTGGCATTCCTCGCTATATTGTCGGGTTTGAGGGAATCGAGCCTTGGTTGCTTACGTTTCTAGACACTCCGGCCGGCAAGGCACTTGGCATCAAGCCTCGTCGTGTCTGGGGTGGATTCAACGGCTTCTTCAACGAAGACTGGCGAAGGTCAGGCCGGATGCTAGTTTGGGATACCGGCGTATATCTTGATGCTCCGCACGACAAACATCAGCCTTGA
- the otaA_1 gene encoding Ornithine aminotransferase → MAPHAEAGTPAVSGTTSARYHAASTEAAIKAENEFAAHNYHPLPVVFSKARGVNVWDPEGRQYLDFLSAYSAVNQGHCHPELVKALTEQASRLTLSSRAFYNDVFPKWAEKIRKVFGYEMVLPMNTGVEATETAVKIARKWAYKVKGVEKDKALVFCVTDNFHGRSMTAITLSTDPESKDNYGPYIPNIGAASPSTGKPIRFNNVADLEEVLEAHGKQTAAFLVEPIQGEAGVVVPDEDYLVKVHALCKKHNVLLICDEIQTGIGRTGRMLASEWSGIKPDMVTLGKAISGGMYPVSAVMSSKEVMLVVEPGTHGSTYGGNPLGCAVSIRALELIEEENMIANAERLGKLFRDSLAALNNPIIKTIRGKGLLNAIIIDEAAASGRTAWDLCILLKNKGLLAKPTHGDIIRFAPPLVINEAELRKGLGIITAAINELPTVEKSHGH, encoded by the exons ATGGCTCCCCATGCAGAGGCCGGTACCCCCGCCGTCTCGGGCACCACCAGCGCCCGGTATCACGCCGCTTCGACGGAGGCTGCAATCAAGGCCGAGAACGAGTTCGCCGCCCACAACTACCACCCTCTGCCCGTCGTCTTCTCCAAGGCCCGGGGCGTAAATGTCTGGGACCCCGAGGGTCGCCAGTACCTTGATTTTCTTTCTGCCTACAGTGCCGTGAACCAGGGCCATTGCCACCCGGAACTGGTCAAGGCTTTGACTGAGCAGGCCAGCCGCCTGACCCTGTCCTCGCGAGCCTTCTACAACGATGTGTTCCCCAAGTGGGCTGAGAAGATCCGCAAGGTCTTTGGCTACGAAATGGTCTTGCCAATGAACACTGGCGTTGAAGCTACCGAGACCGCTGTCAAGATTGCCCGGAAGTGGGCTTATAAAGTGAAGGGAGttgagaaggacaaggctCTTGTCTTCTGTGTCACTGACAACTTCCACGGCCGATCG ATGACTGCTATCACCCTGTCCACCGACCCCGAGTCCAAGGACAACTACGGCCCTTATATTCCCAATATCGGCGCCGCTAGCCCGTCCACCGGCAAGCCCATTCGGTTCAACAATGTTGCAGACCTCGAAGAAGTGCTTGAAGCTCACGGGAAGCAGACTGCTGCCTTCCTAGTCGAGCCCATTCAGGGTGAGGCTGGTGTCGTGGTTCCGGACGAGGACTACCTTGTCAAGGTTCACGCGCTCTGCAAGAAGCACAACGTTCTCCTCATCTGCGACGAGATCCAGACTGGTATCGGCCGGACTGGCCGCATGCTTGCCTCTGAGTGGTCTGGCATTAAGCCTGATATGGTTACCCTAGGCAAGGCCATCTCTGGTGGCATGTATCCGGTGAGCGCCGTCATGAGCTCCAAAGAAGTTATGCTCGTCGTTGAGCCTGGCACTCACGGTTCCACGTACGGTGGTAACCCACTTGGATGCGCCGTCTCTATCCGAGCTCTGGAGCTCATTGAGGAGGAGAACATGATTGCAAATGCCGAGCGCCTCGGCAAACTCTTCCGCGACAGTCTTGCCGCCCTCAACAACCCCATTATCAAGACCATCCGCGGCAAGGGTCTCTTGAATGCCATCATcattgacgaggctgctgcATCTGGCCGCACTGCTTGGGACCTCTGCATTCTCCTCAAGAACAAAGGCCTACTG GCCAAGCCAACTCACGGAGACATAATCCGCTTCGCCCCTCCCCTGGTCATCAACGAGGCTGAGCTTCGCAAGGGTCTGGGCATCATCACTGCGGCCATCAATGAGCTTCCTACCGTTGAGAAATCTCATGGTCACTAA
- the rga5 gene encoding Rho-GTPase-activating protein 5: MTSPIPTTNQANSSHHPSPPGATPASPPNKRDLKSWWKGFKLPSKQPDPPETKAPGIFGIPLRQSITYANVAISLIDENGKSYIYGYVPIVVAKCGVFLKEKATGIEGIFRLSGSEKRIKELKHIFDSPDRYGKGLVWDGYTVHDAANVLRRYLNDLPEPVVPLALYEKFREPLRGATKQPTSDGEGPEFVDNFDEQAAIKKYQQLITELPPLNRQLLLYILDLLAVFAAKSDENRMNSQNLAAIFQPGMLSHPNHAMAPEEYRLNQCVLIFLIENQDHFLIGMQGTAADENTKKEVESGTPTTPNAGGVNRSASTASAGANSVRKEGQLRRNRSVSSRHSRGEGSVGSHSPALATNTTGGLGRSNTVPSKKSPGLAGGKFRKADSPGHQSPARLEPMTPVRPAMAFDESREPSLTPPVAGITHLSTSTAQALAPSQERLLEVPQDSLTPPVKERNLQNLFQRLPADGSDKRQPNKLKKKRIPGSMNISAQSSNASLTHSNAASPAWESPNPMESILHVSENVTSDPAKTSPRETPVKTPQAGAQNPINSSEPQVTQSKPSLPNQASDMSSEPTPRASQIASSSSLHPDNNFTGKKSPPTSIHSSFNDGSDLDQALEGQTAPQIENPDKEKKRRWRLSRSRKDDNDGSSGSLVTPSPGNLGSNTGAETSTTTIGSGGGKTRKSFQHDGSESHLFDLHGGHDGERENGKDDPKGPIGWIKNKYREAKENAEQRRNKSPPADRHGDRQALGAALTSRGKSLDMNREKQEDDKVAEKPVEKPAEKPTEKPVEKPVEKEAREPMAVAPMHHDNPKFTEELRPSITTVPLESVPEVSKETPTEQIHTMTEMPPAELSGGQADQPEIEAPSAPVPVLPTTGETTSAETPAELPKQA, from the exons ATGACCTCGCCGATACCGACTACGAACCAAGCGAACTCGTCGCACCACCCTTCACCACCGGGGGCCACACCTGCTTCGCCGCCCAACAAGCGCGACTTGAAATCATGGTGGAAAGGCTTTAAATTGCCATCTAAGCAGCCAGATCCTCCAG AAACCAAAGCACCTGGCATCTTTGGTATTCCGCTGCGGCAGAGCATCACATACGCCAATGTTGCTATATCCCTCATTGACGAAAATGGAAAAAGCTACATCTATGGATATGTGCCTATAGTGGTTGCCAAGTGCGGCGTATTTCTGAAAGAAAAAG CCACCGGAATTGAGGGTATTTTCCGATTGAGCGGCTCTGAAAAACGAATCAAGGAACTTAAGCACATCTTCGACTCGCCGGACAGATATGGCAAAGGGCTTGTTTGGGATGGATATACCGtccatgatgccgccaaCGTTCTCCGCCGTTATCTGAACGATTTACCTGAACCCGTAGTGCCTTTAGCCCTGTACGAGAAATTCCGTGAACCTTTGCGCGGAGCCACCAAACAACCAACTTCAGATGGCGAGGGACCAGAGTTTGTTGACAACTTTGACGAACAAGCCGCAATCAAGAAATATCAGCAACTTATTACAGAGTTGCCGCCTTTGAATCGACAGCTCCTCCTGTATATCCTAGACCTACTGGCGGTCTTTGCCGCAAAGTCCGATGAAAATCGAATGAACTCGCAGAATTTGGCCGCCATTTTCCAACCTGGCATGCTTTCACACCCCAATCACGCAATGGCCCCAGAAGAATATCGCCTCAATCAATGCGTGTTGATCTTTTTGATCGAGAATCAAGATCATTTCCTCATTGGCATGCAAGGCACCGCTGCTGATGAAAACACAAAGAAGGAAGTAGAATCAGGGACTCCTACCACACCAAACGCTGGGGGAGTCAATAGGTCTGCATCCACTGCAAGTGCTGGTGCCAACAGTGTTCGCAAGGAAGGCCAGTTGCGCCGTAACCGGTCTGTGTCTTCACGACACTCGAGAGGGGAGGGCAGTGTTGGCTCCCACAGCCCAGCCCTCGCCACGAATACCACAGGGGGGCTTGGTCGGAGCAATACAGTACCGTCGAAGAAATCTCCAGGCTTGGCAGGGGGGAAGTTCAGGAAAGCTGACAGCCCTGGCCACCAATCTCCAGCCCGCCTCGAACCTATGACTCCTGTGAGACCAGCCATGGCGTTTGATGAATCACGGGAGCCAAGCCTTACTCCCCCAGTGGCGGGGATAACACATCTATCTACTAGCACTGCTCAGGCGTTGGCCCCCAGCCAGGAAAGGCTGTTGGAGGTTCCCCAGGATTCTCTAACACCCCCTGTCAAGGAGCGAAACCTCCAAAACCTATTCCAGCGATTGCCAGCAGACGGCAGCGACAAACGTCAACCAaacaagctgaagaagaagaggatccCAGGCAGTATGAACATCAGTGCCCAAAGCTCCAATGCTTCTCTGACACATTCAAATGCGGCCTCGCCAGCCTGGGAATCACCAAATCCAATGGAATCGATTCTGCATGTCTCTGAGAATGTTACTTCTGATCCGGCGAAGACGTCGCCTAGAGAAACACCCGTCAAAACACCTCAGGCCGGGGCTCAGAATCCTATTAACTCTAGCGAACCCCAGGTAACACAATCCAAACCTTCATTGCCAAATCAGGCAAGCGATATGTCTTCCGAACCGACACCACGAGCATCCCAGATTGCCTCGAGCAGTAGTTTGCACCCTGACAATAATTTCACCGGCAAGAAGTCTCCGCCAACATCGATTCACTCATCTTTCAATGATGGCTCTGACCTGGATCAGGCCCTTGAAGGCCAGACTGCTCCACAGATTGAGAATCccgacaaagaaaaaaagaggcgATGGAGACTGTCGAGAAGCAGAAAAGACGACAATGACGGCTCTTCTGGGTCTTTGGTGACTCCATCACCTGGAAATCTAGGATCTAATACTGGCGCCGAAACGAGCACAACGACCATTGGCAGCGGAGGTGGCAAAACTCGCAAGAGCTTCCAACACGATGGATCAGAATCGCATCTCTTCGATTTGCATGGTGGGCATGATGGTGAGAGGGAGAACGGAAAAGATGACCCAAAAGGCCCCATCGGTTGGATAAAAAACAAATAtcgcgaggccaaggagaatgCTGAACAACGCCGAAATAAGTCACCGCCAGCAGACCGCCATGGAGATCGACAGGCGCTTGGTGCAGCCCTGACCTCCCGTGGGAAGAGCTTGGACATGAACAGAGAGAAACAGGAGGACGACAAAGTAGCAGAAAAGCCCGTCGAGAAGCCCGCCGAGAAGCCCACTGAGAAGCCTGTCGAGAAGCCTGTCGAGAAAGAAGCTCGTGAACCAATGGCCGTCGCACCTATGCACCACGACAACCCTAAGTTTACCGAGGAACTCAGGCCATCAATTACAACTGTACCTTTAGAATCTGTTCCCGAGGTGTCTAAGGAAACGCCAACAGAACAGATCCACACTATGACTGAAATGCCCCCAGCAGAGTTATCAGGGGGCCAGGCTGACCAGCCCGAAATAGAAGCTCCGTCTGCGCCTGTCCCTGTGCTTCCAACTACAGGAGAAACGACATCTGCTGAGACACCTGCTGAACTCCCCAAACAGGCATAA